In Thermosynechococcus sichuanensis E542, a single genomic region encodes these proteins:
- the ilvD gene encoding dihydroxy-acid dehydratase, with product MAENWRSRIITEGIQRTPNRAMLRAVGFGDEDFNKPIVGVASAYSTITPCNMGIAALASRAEAGIRAAGGMPQLFGTITVSDGISMGTEGMKYSLVSRDVIADSIETACNAQSMDGVLAIGGCDKNMPGAMIAMARMNIPAIFVYGGTIKPGHWQGQDLTVVSAFEAVGQFSAGKMDEATLHAIEHHACPGAGSCGGMFTANTMSSAFEAMGMSLMYSSTMTAEDAEKADNTELAGKVLVEAIRKNIRPRDIITRKSIENAISVIMAIGGSTNAVLHFLAIAHSAEVPLTIDDFETIRQRVPVLCDLKPSGKYVTADLHRAGGIPQVMKMLLNAGLLHGDCLTITGETIAERLRDVPDTPDPNQEVIRPFDKPLYATGHLTILKGNLATEGAVAKISGVKNPQITGPARVFDSEEACLDAILAGKINPGDVIVIRYEGPVGGPGMREMLAPTSAIIGAGLGDSVGLITDGRFSGGTYGMVVGHVAPEAAVGGTIALVEEGDSITIDAHQRLLQLNVSEEELAARRAKWQPPAPRYTRGVLAKYAKLVSSSSLGAVTDRFV from the coding sequence ATGGCAGAAAACTGGCGCAGTCGCATTATTACCGAAGGCATTCAACGCACCCCCAACCGAGCCATGCTGCGAGCTGTGGGCTTTGGCGATGAGGACTTTAATAAACCGATTGTGGGGGTGGCCAGTGCCTACAGTACGATTACCCCCTGCAACATGGGGATTGCTGCCCTTGCCAGTCGCGCCGAAGCAGGTATTCGGGCAGCGGGGGGGATGCCGCAGTTGTTTGGCACGATTACGGTGAGCGATGGCATTTCCATGGGCACGGAGGGAATGAAATACTCCCTCGTCTCGCGGGATGTCATTGCTGACTCCATTGAGACTGCCTGCAATGCCCAAAGTATGGATGGGGTGCTGGCGATCGGCGGCTGCGACAAAAACATGCCCGGCGCAATGATTGCGATGGCACGGATGAACATTCCCGCCATTTTTGTCTATGGGGGCACGATTAAACCCGGTCACTGGCAGGGGCAAGACCTTACGGTTGTCAGCGCCTTTGAAGCCGTGGGTCAGTTTAGCGCCGGCAAAATGGACGAGGCGACGCTCCATGCCATTGAACACCATGCCTGTCCGGGAGCCGGTTCCTGTGGGGGGATGTTCACGGCCAACACAATGTCCTCGGCCTTTGAAGCCATGGGCATGAGCCTGATGTACTCCTCAACAATGACGGCGGAGGATGCTGAAAAAGCCGACAACACAGAGCTAGCGGGCAAGGTGCTGGTGGAAGCAATTCGCAAGAATATCCGCCCCCGCGATATTATCACCCGCAAATCCATTGAAAATGCCATCAGTGTGATTATGGCGATCGGTGGCTCGACAAATGCCGTGCTGCACTTTCTGGCGATCGCCCACAGTGCCGAGGTTCCCCTCACTATTGATGACTTTGAAACCATTCGCCAACGGGTGCCGGTTCTCTGTGACCTCAAGCCCTCAGGTAAATACGTCACCGCGGATCTACACCGAGCCGGTGGCATTCCCCAAGTGATGAAAATGCTCCTCAATGCCGGGCTGCTCCACGGGGATTGCCTGACGATTACGGGGGAAACCATTGCCGAGCGGCTGCGGGATGTACCTGATACCCCCGACCCGAACCAAGAGGTGATTCGTCCCTTTGACAAGCCCTTGTATGCCACTGGTCACCTAACCATTCTCAAGGGCAATTTAGCCACCGAAGGGGCAGTGGCAAAAATCTCCGGGGTGAAAAATCCCCAGATCACTGGTCCTGCCCGCGTCTTTGACTCTGAGGAAGCCTGTCTTGATGCCATTCTTGCCGGCAAGATCAATCCCGGCGATGTCATTGTCATTCGCTATGAAGGCCCTGTTGGTGGTCCTGGGATGCGGGAAATGCTGGCTCCCACTTCTGCCATTATTGGTGCCGGTTTAGGGGATAGCGTTGGCCTCATTACCGATGGTCGCTTTTCGGGGGGTACCTATGGCATGGTCGTGGGTCACGTTGCTCCGGAGGCAGCAGTGGGTGGGACGATCGCCCTTGTGGAGGAGGGAGACTCAATCACCATTGATGCTCACCAGCGGCTGTTGCAACTGAATGTCAGTGAGGAAGAACTGGCAGCGCGTCGCGCTAAATGGCAACCCCCAGCACCTCGCTACACCCGTGGGGTGTTGGCGAAATATGCCAAGCTGGTGTCTTCTAGTAGTCTGGGGGCGGTGACCGATCGCTTTGTTTAG
- the ftnA gene encoding non-heme ferritin has translation MLSQAMTNRLNEQINLEIYSAHLYLQMSSWCAHKALEGCAAFLSQHADEEMSHMRRLLNYMHETGALAILGGMEAPPHTFQSLKEMFSKVYEHEQFVTRKINELVQLADTEPDYATLQFLQWYVAEQHQEEFLFKSILDKIELIGTEGQGLFFIDQEIGKLAQSKSTTTMQPIPPA, from the coding sequence ATGCTATCCCAAGCAATGACCAATCGGCTCAATGAACAAATCAACCTTGAAATTTACTCGGCGCACCTCTATCTGCAAATGAGTTCTTGGTGTGCCCACAAAGCCCTCGAAGGCTGTGCGGCGTTCCTCAGTCAACATGCCGACGAAGAGATGAGCCACATGCGACGCCTGTTGAATTACATGCATGAAACCGGTGCCTTGGCCATTCTAGGGGGTATGGAAGCCCCGCCGCATACCTTTCAGTCTCTAAAAGAAATGTTCAGCAAAGTCTATGAGCACGAACAGTTCGTGACCCGCAAAATTAACGAGCTAGTGCAATTAGCAGATACAGAACCTGACTATGCAACCCTGCAATTTTTGCAGTGGTACGTTGCCGAACAGCACCAAGAGGAGTTTTTGTTCAAGAGTATCCTCGACAAAATCGAACTGATTGGTACAGAGGGGCAGGGACTCTTCTTCATTGACCAAGAAATTGGCAAGCTTGCCCAATCCAAATCAACCACCACAATGCAGCCAATCCCCCCCGCCTAG
- a CDS encoding aldo/keto reductase, whose protein sequence is MQTRPLGRTEIQITPLILGTWQAGKRWWVGIEDEESIRTIRTAVEAGMTTIDTAEVYGDGHSERIVAAAVGDLRDRCVYATKVFANHLRYKEVIAACERSLRNLNTDYIDLYQIHWPAGSFGSEIVPIEETMQAMVELKVAGKIRAIGVSNFSRAQLAEAMEYGRIDSIQPPYSLFWRWAETELIPFCIEHEITVLAYSSLAQGLLTGRFGPGHQFDPEDNRAKNQLFQGETYERALEAIELMKPIATSLGTTVGNLALAWLLHQPQTCAIVGARYPEQVLENIKAADLHLDESILAMLDEISQPVIATLDPENPVMWKW, encoded by the coding sequence ATGCAAACTCGCCCTCTCGGTCGCACAGAGATCCAAATCACGCCGCTGATTCTTGGCACTTGGCAAGCAGGCAAACGCTGGTGGGTCGGTATTGAAGATGAGGAGTCCATTCGCACGATTCGTACCGCTGTCGAAGCAGGGATGACCACCATTGATACGGCGGAAGTCTATGGCGATGGTCACTCAGAACGGATTGTGGCCGCTGCTGTGGGAGATTTGCGCGATCGCTGTGTCTATGCAACGAAAGTCTTTGCCAATCACTTGCGCTACAAAGAGGTGATTGCCGCCTGTGAGCGATCGCTCCGCAACCTCAACACCGACTACATTGATCTCTACCAAATTCACTGGCCAGCCGGTTCCTTTGGCTCAGAAATCGTGCCCATTGAGGAAACCATGCAGGCAATGGTGGAGTTGAAAGTCGCCGGCAAAATCCGTGCCATTGGTGTCTCCAACTTCTCCCGTGCCCAACTCGCTGAAGCAATGGAGTACGGGCGTATTGACAGTATCCAGCCTCCCTATTCCCTCTTTTGGCGCTGGGCAGAAACGGAATTAATTCCTTTTTGTATCGAGCATGAGATTACCGTTTTAGCCTATTCCTCCCTTGCCCAAGGGCTGCTTACGGGTCGCTTTGGTCCTGGCCATCAGTTTGACCCTGAAGATAACCGCGCTAAAAACCAACTCTTTCAGGGGGAAACCTATGAACGCGCCCTTGAAGCCATTGAACTAATGAAGCCCATTGCGACAAGCTTGGGCACAACGGTAGGGAATTTAGCCTTGGCATGGCTACTCCATCAACCGCAAACCTGTGCTATTGTCGGTGCCCGCTATCCAGAGCAGGTGCTAGAAAATATCAAAGCGGCTGACCTCCACTTGGATGAGTCGATTTTGGCGATGCTGGATGAAATTAGCCAGCCGGTCATCGCCACGCTTGATCCGGAGAATCCAGTAATGTGGAAGTGGTAG
- the mtnA gene encoding S-methyl-5-thioribose-1-phosphate isomerase, which produces MAVTANVGSIFPVVWAGDRVQLIDQTRLPEQYELKDITTAAEMATAIRTMIVRGAPAIGVAAAFGMVLGAREYRGSDREGFLAHLENVASELRQTRPTAVNLFWAIDRMLGAAQQPTATLEELQQHLLETAQTIAREDVQTCQAIGENGLSVLPKTPEKLRLLTHCNAGALATAGYGTALGVVRAAWAAGRLERVYADETRPRLQGAKLTAWECVQEGIPVTLLADTMAAHCMQRGMIDAVVVGADRIALNGDTANKIGTYSVALAAKAHNIPFFVAAPLSTIDRKIATGAEIPIEERHPQEIYQVGFSRITPAGVDFYNPAFDVTPAYLISGIITELGVFAPADLAQGIGAVAG; this is translated from the coding sequence GTGGCTGTCACGGCAAATGTCGGAAGCATCTTTCCTGTGGTGTGGGCGGGCGATCGCGTGCAGTTAATCGACCAAACCCGCTTGCCAGAACAGTATGAACTCAAGGACATCACCACCGCAGCGGAGATGGCCACCGCCATTCGGACGATGATTGTACGGGGTGCACCAGCGATTGGTGTGGCAGCCGCTTTTGGTATGGTCTTAGGGGCACGGGAATACAGGGGGAGCGATCGCGAGGGCTTCTTGGCTCACCTTGAGAATGTGGCTTCCGAATTGCGGCAAACGCGCCCGACGGCAGTGAATTTATTTTGGGCCATTGATCGCATGCTAGGGGCAGCCCAGCAACCCACCGCCACCCTTGAGGAACTCCAGCAGCACCTTCTTGAAACGGCCCAAACCATTGCCCGTGAAGATGTGCAAACCTGTCAAGCCATTGGTGAAAACGGCCTCAGTGTCCTGCCGAAAACGCCCGAGAAGTTGCGCCTGCTTACCCACTGCAATGCCGGTGCCCTAGCGACAGCAGGCTATGGAACAGCGTTAGGGGTGGTTCGTGCGGCTTGGGCGGCGGGTCGTTTGGAGCGGGTTTATGCCGATGAAACTCGTCCCCGCCTTCAGGGAGCGAAATTAACTGCTTGGGAATGTGTGCAGGAGGGTATTCCCGTCACCCTACTGGCTGATACGATGGCGGCGCACTGTATGCAGCGGGGGATGATTGATGCGGTGGTGGTGGGCGCCGATCGCATTGCCCTCAATGGCGATACTGCTAACAAAATTGGCACCTATAGTGTTGCCCTTGCCGCCAAAGCCCACAATATTCCCTTCTTTGTCGCCGCACCCCTTTCTACAATTGACAGGAAAATTGCCACTGGGGCGGAAATTCCCATTGAGGAGCGACACCCCCAAGAAATTTATCAGGTGGGGTTTAGCCGCATTACTCCCGCCGGCGTGGATTTTTACAATCCTGCTTTTGATGTCACCCCTGCCTATTTAATTAGTGGCATTATTACGGAGCTGGGGGTCTTTGCACCCGCTGACCTCGCACAGGGTATTGGGGCAGTAGCAGGTTAA
- a CDS encoding FeoA family protein, which translates to MSNLISLAEAKVGDRYTIAQLTCNNTQQLLGMGLRPGAVITVLDRSDRGAVIVALDSQRFCINHELAQNILLKALELPVINLRTAPVGTRLRIIGYAPTAPSYKRKLLAMGLTPGTEVEVIRHAPLGDPTDIKVRGFHLTLRKDEADALKVYPL; encoded by the coding sequence ATGTCTAACCTGATTTCCCTTGCCGAAGCCAAGGTGGGCGATCGCTATACCATTGCTCAATTGACCTGCAATAATACTCAGCAACTATTGGGGATGGGTCTAAGGCCAGGGGCGGTGATTACTGTTTTGGATCGGAGCGATCGCGGGGCAGTCATCGTAGCTTTGGATTCACAGCGGTTTTGCATTAACCACGAGCTAGCCCAAAACATCTTGCTCAAGGCGCTAGAGCTTCCAGTGATAAACCTACGCACCGCCCCGGTTGGTACTCGCCTACGCATTATTGGTTACGCCCCGACCGCTCCCAGTTATAAACGCAAATTATTAGCAATGGGTCTAACGCCGGGTACTGAAGTAGAGGTGATTCGCCATGCTCCCTTGGGAGATCCCACAGATATTAAAGTGCGGGGCTTTCATTTGACCTTGCGCAAGGATGAAGCCGATGCCCTCAAAGTCTATCCACTCTAG
- a CDS encoding DUF3318 domain-containing protein, with protein MTSAASSVARSDLAELRRLKSLLPPELQSWVTIEPASGVNPPLITCEEIGKDEVEIQIDLARWDQLAKDQRNLLFWHEVARIQNDTIPRDGWEMAALAIGLGGAVGELWVQDGLLLLLALGLCGFSGWRLYQRNNGEKVLKEAIAADERAIALATRFGYELPNAYKSLGSALKLLIEQAPNRRQRKRYEMRLQALKKSAAKAKARMQAMQAES; from the coding sequence ATGACCTCGGCTGCATCCTCAGTTGCCCGTTCTGACTTAGCAGAATTGCGTCGTCTCAAGTCTCTCCTGCCACCAGAGCTGCAAAGCTGGGTGACGATCGAACCAGCCAGTGGGGTGAATCCTCCCCTCATTACCTGCGAGGAAATCGGCAAGGATGAGGTGGAAATTCAAATTGATTTAGCCCGCTGGGATCAATTGGCCAAGGATCAACGCAATCTCCTCTTTTGGCATGAGGTTGCCCGCATTCAGAATGACACGATTCCTCGTGATGGCTGGGAGATGGCTGCACTGGCGATTGGTCTAGGAGGAGCCGTGGGGGAACTCTGGGTACAGGATGGCCTGTTACTGCTGCTTGCCCTTGGGTTGTGTGGCTTTTCGGGCTGGCGGCTTTACCAGCGCAACAATGGTGAAAAGGTGCTCAAGGAAGCTATTGCCGCTGATGAGCGAGCGATCGCCCTTGCGACTCGTTTTGGCTACGAACTCCCCAACGCCTATAAAAGCCTTGGCAGTGCCCTCAAGCTCTTGATTGAGCAAGCTCCTAACCGCCGCCAACGCAAACGCTATGAAATGCGTCTGCAAGCCCTGAAAAAGAGTGCGGCCAAAGCGAAAGCCCGCATGCAGGCCATGCAAGCAGAATCCTAG
- the feoB gene encoding Fe(2+) transporter permease subunit FeoB: MVATIALIGNPNCGKTTIFNGLTGANQRVGNWPGVTVERKEGRYRDRDLIVQVVDLPGVYALDAEDSGLDEQIARKFLLAREYDLVVNILDAANLERNFYLTSQLLDLGVPLLLVLNMMDVAHAARINIDIELLSQRLGLPVLPFCAKQKRYVAQLREAIRTALAALPMSPISVPQPPVIEEAIADLLTQGVRDRAEALAWLQYIESVPNEVVAPLRQWRQRIHQTLGEDIDLLIADSRYRWIQHLMAEVLEQGDRLTTTVSDRIDRIVLNRWLGIPIFLTVMYLVFLISINVGGAFIDFFDIGVGTLVVGWPTQVLESLNAPGWLIGLLAEGVGGGIQTTATFIPQIGLLFIFLTLLEDSGYLARAAFVMDRLMRWMGLPGKSFVPMMVSFGCNIPGIMATRTLENQRDRLMTILMNPFMSCGARLPVYALFVAAFFPRNGQNIVFLLYMLGIAAAIFTGFLMKHTLFQGEIAPFVMELPPYHLPTSKGLLLRAWERLKTFITRAGKMIIILVVILGLLNSVGTDGSFGQKDSTHSILSAFSRQITPIFSPMGIQPNNWPATVGLFTGVFAKEVMVGTMDALYTELARQEAQGVETADEPEEPFSVWRGLKEAVLSIPQNLSELGQRVLDPLGFDVLQEADNPEVAAEVQEVHYTTFGQMAKRFGTPTAAIAFLLFVLLYFPCVSATAAVYRETNLGWTVFVAAWTTGLAYWVATAYYQLMTFAAHPMFSLMWLLALGAVMGVVIIALKYRGDRQRLSSPRRA; the protein is encoded by the coding sequence ATGGTAGCAACAATTGCTCTGATTGGCAACCCCAATTGTGGCAAAACAACGATCTTCAATGGTCTTACAGGGGCAAATCAGCGGGTGGGGAATTGGCCAGGAGTCACCGTTGAGCGCAAGGAGGGGCGCTATCGCGATCGCGACCTCATCGTACAAGTTGTCGATCTACCGGGGGTCTATGCCCTCGATGCCGAGGATAGCGGTCTAGACGAGCAGATTGCCCGCAAGTTTCTATTGGCGCGCGAGTATGATTTGGTCGTCAATATCCTTGATGCGGCAAACTTGGAGCGCAACTTTTACCTGACCTCACAGTTACTCGATCTAGGAGTACCGCTGCTTCTCGTCCTTAACATGATGGATGTGGCTCATGCTGCAAGAATCAACATTGATATAGAGCTGCTGAGCCAACGTTTAGGCCTTCCTGTCTTGCCGTTTTGTGCCAAACAAAAACGGTATGTTGCACAACTGCGGGAAGCAATTCGCACCGCCTTGGCCGCACTGCCCATGTCTCCTATCAGTGTGCCCCAACCACCTGTAATTGAAGAGGCGATCGCTGACTTGCTCACCCAAGGGGTTAGGGATCGAGCCGAGGCCTTAGCGTGGTTGCAGTACATTGAATCAGTTCCCAACGAGGTTGTGGCACCACTGCGTCAATGGCGACAGCGGATTCACCAGACCCTAGGGGAAGATATTGATCTCCTCATTGCCGATAGTCGCTACCGCTGGATTCAGCATCTGATGGCTGAGGTTCTGGAACAGGGCGATCGCCTGACCACCACCGTTTCGGATCGCATTGACCGCATTGTGCTCAATCGCTGGCTAGGGATTCCCATCTTCTTGACCGTCATGTACTTGGTGTTTCTGATCTCAATTAACGTAGGGGGTGCCTTTATTGACTTTTTTGATATTGGTGTGGGGACACTGGTCGTGGGCTGGCCAACGCAAGTACTAGAATCGCTCAATGCTCCCGGATGGCTGATTGGTCTATTGGCAGAGGGGGTAGGGGGCGGTATCCAAACAACGGCAACATTTATTCCTCAAATTGGTTTGCTCTTTATTTTTCTCACGCTGCTTGAGGACTCCGGCTATCTTGCACGGGCAGCCTTTGTCATGGATCGACTTATGCGCTGGATGGGGTTACCGGGCAAATCCTTTGTGCCGATGATGGTTTCCTTTGGCTGCAATATCCCTGGCATTATGGCCACCCGCACCCTCGAAAATCAGCGCGATCGCCTAATGACGATCCTGATGAATCCCTTTATGTCTTGCGGTGCTCGCCTACCCGTCTATGCCCTGTTTGTGGCCGCTTTTTTTCCTCGCAATGGCCAAAATATCGTCTTTTTGCTCTACATGTTGGGAATTGCAGCAGCTATCTTTACTGGATTTTTAATGAAGCACACCCTTTTTCAGGGGGAGATTGCGCCTTTTGTCATGGAATTGCCCCCTTACCATTTGCCTACATCTAAGGGGCTCCTCCTACGGGCTTGGGAGCGGCTGAAGACCTTTATTACTCGGGCAGGCAAGATGATTATTATCCTTGTGGTTATCCTTGGCCTGCTCAATTCCGTAGGCACCGATGGCAGCTTTGGCCAAAAGGATAGCACCCACTCAATTTTGAGCGCCTTTAGTCGCCAGATTACGCCAATTTTTTCACCCATGGGGATTCAGCCCAACAACTGGCCAGCAACCGTAGGACTCTTTACCGGAGTTTTTGCCAAGGAAGTAATGGTGGGAACCATGGATGCCCTCTATACCGAGTTAGCCCGCCAAGAGGCTCAAGGCGTTGAGACAGCAGATGAGCCAGAAGAACCTTTTTCGGTTTGGAGAGGCTTGAAGGAGGCAGTGCTGAGTATCCCCCAAAATCTCAGTGAGCTAGGACAGCGGGTGCTTGATCCTTTGGGGTTCGATGTCTTACAAGAAGCAGATAACCCGGAAGTAGCGGCTGAGGTGCAGGAAGTGCACTACACCACATTTGGTCAAATGGCCAAGCGGTTCGGTACGCCCACGGCGGCGATCGCTTTCCTGTTATTTGTTTTGCTCTACTTCCCCTGCGTGTCCGCCACGGCTGCCGTCTATCGAGAAACCAATTTGGGCTGGACGGTCTTTGTTGCCGCTTGGACAACGGGCTTGGCCTACTGGGTGGCCACTGCCTACTACCAACTCATGACATTTGCAGCACATCCGATGTTCTCCCTGATGTGGTTATTGGCCTTAGGGGCAGTCATGGGGGTGGTCATTATCGCCTTGAAATATCGGGGCGATCGCCAGCGGCTCTCTTCTCCACGGAGGGCATGA
- a CDS encoding FeoC-like transcriptional regulator produces the protein MLLQLQDYIQKRQVVSLAELATHFHTSPAVIEPILRQLIHKGRLQKVTSSHCGGCHSCGSHTLELYEWRTNHAIPSNDQSAQ, from the coding sequence ATGCTTTTGCAACTACAGGACTATATTCAAAAGCGCCAAGTGGTTTCCTTGGCAGAATTGGCAACCCATTTTCACACATCGCCAGCGGTGATTGAACCGATTCTGCGCCAACTCATTCACAAAGGCCGCCTGCAAAAAGTCACCTCTAGCCACTGTGGCGGCTGTCATTCGTGTGGCTCCCACACTCTTGAACTCTACGAATGGAGGACAAATCATGCTATCCCAAGCAATGACCAATCGGCTCAATGA
- the rsmD gene encoding 16S rRNA (guanine(966)-N(2))-methyltransferase RsmD, with protein sequence MPLRISGQRSLKTLPGHSTRPTSAKVRQAIFNIWQGRLQGCCWLDLCAGTGAMGAEALLRGAQWVVGIEQSPQACQVIRQNWSALAQPHQHTLVLRGDVRQKLPQVPIPQFDFIYFDPPYNSDLYLPVLQLLWQQECLSPEGEIAVECRTKHPPDLEAILAIGWQQVRLKTYGSTIVIFLGR encoded by the coding sequence ATGCCTTTGCGAATTTCCGGCCAGCGATCGCTCAAAACTCTTCCCGGTCACAGTACTCGACCCACAAGCGCTAAAGTCCGCCAAGCGATTTTCAATATCTGGCAGGGTCGCCTACAAGGGTGTTGCTGGTTGGATTTGTGTGCTGGTACTGGTGCAATGGGAGCCGAGGCTCTGCTGCGGGGTGCTCAGTGGGTAGTGGGAATTGAGCAGTCTCCCCAAGCGTGTCAAGTCATCCGTCAAAACTGGTCAGCCCTTGCTCAGCCCCATCAGCACACGCTGGTTTTGCGGGGGGATGTGCGCCAGAAATTGCCTCAAGTTCCTATTCCCCAGTTTGACTTTATTTACTTTGACCCCCCCTACAATAGTGATTTATATCTACCCGTTCTCCAGTTGCTTTGGCAGCAAGAGTGTCTCAGCCCTGAGGGGGAAATTGCCGTTGAGTGTCGCACGAAACATCCCCCAGACTTAGAGGCGATTCTGGCCATCGGCTGGCAACAAGTGCGGCTTAAAACCTACGGCAGTACGATCGTTATTTTCCTCGGCCGTTAG
- a CDS encoding cobalt-precorrin-6A reductase, whose translation MRGAIWLIGGTHESRWIADLILCQGFPCWVSVTTPAASGLYAAHPLLTCHVERLTPNRARELIQQHAIQAIVDASHPFAVDISALAIEISQELALPYLRFERRDLPQATGIYTDLTTLLQSNLLVGERVLLTLGVKHLAAFAPLQHQATLFARILPTVTALEAALAAGFDRQRLIAIFPPVSQELERALWQQWQITTVVTKASGTASEQIKQTLARELGVKLITLRRPPMVYPRQTSDRAGIEAFLQELATSKQSDRSPPPDY comes from the coding sequence GTGAGGGGAGCGATTTGGCTAATTGGCGGCACCCATGAGAGTCGCTGGATTGCCGATTTAATCCTATGCCAAGGGTTTCCTTGCTGGGTGAGCGTAACCACACCAGCCGCCTCTGGCCTTTATGCAGCCCATCCCTTGCTCACGTGCCATGTTGAGCGCTTAACCCCTAACCGTGCCCGCGAGTTAATTCAGCAACACGCCATTCAAGCCATTGTGGATGCTTCCCATCCCTTTGCCGTTGACATTTCTGCCCTTGCTATTGAGATCAGCCAAGAACTGGCTCTGCCTTACCTGCGCTTTGAACGCCGAGATTTGCCCCAAGCGACGGGTATCTATACAGATTTAACGACGCTGCTGCAAAGTAATCTCTTGGTAGGGGAGCGGGTGTTGTTGACTTTGGGGGTAAAACACCTAGCAGCCTTTGCCCCCCTCCAGCATCAAGCAACGCTTTTTGCCCGCATTTTGCCTACGGTCACTGCCCTAGAAGCTGCCCTAGCGGCGGGGTTCGATCGCCAGCGGTTAATTGCCATTTTCCCACCGGTGTCCCAGGAGCTAGAGCGCGCCCTCTGGCAACAGTGGCAGATTACAACAGTGGTCACCAAGGCTTCGGGTACCGCGAGTGAGCAGATCAAGCAGACCCTTGCCCGTGAGCTGGGGGTGAAGCTAATTACACTGCGACGCCCCCCTATGGTTTATCCGCGCCAAACGAGCGATCGCGCTGGTATCGAGGCCTTTTTGCAGGAATTAGCCACCTCTAAACAAAGCGATCGGTCACCGCCCCCAGACTACTAG
- a CDS encoding stage II sporulation protein M, with amino-acid sequence MNVERWLIRQEPQWLELEQLLNRAETEGIQSLSAREICRLSQLYRLVSADLARAKTRRLGSSIINYLQGLTLRGYSQVYQGQRSQDWRKIWWFLQRGFPAVVQQTWGYTAFALGVFLVAAAIAWWYGWRDRQFLELVVPSDILSLVEEEGKLWMGSIVGVEPLASSAIMTNNLSVAFATLAGGILGGLGTLYILWNNGLHIGAIAALVAQNNLEYPFWAFVSPHGALELPAIFLAGAAGLLLGQAILLPGRYRRFSALKRNGALAAQLMFGIVPLLVIAGVIEGFWSPNPLIPNSVKYLSGLGLLAALGFYFAWPLERSPTGEGK; translated from the coding sequence GTGAATGTTGAACGCTGGCTGATCCGCCAAGAGCCGCAGTGGCTAGAGCTAGAACAACTCCTCAACCGTGCTGAGACCGAGGGCATTCAGAGCCTATCAGCAAGGGAGATTTGCCGCCTCAGTCAGTTGTACCGCTTGGTTAGTGCGGATTTGGCACGGGCAAAAACGCGCCGCTTGGGCAGCAGCATCATCAACTATTTGCAGGGTCTCACCTTGCGGGGCTACAGCCAAGTCTATCAGGGTCAGCGCTCCCAAGATTGGCGCAAGATTTGGTGGTTTTTGCAGCGGGGCTTCCCAGCGGTTGTCCAGCAAACATGGGGCTATACGGCCTTTGCTTTGGGGGTGTTTCTGGTGGCGGCGGCGATCGCCTGGTGGTATGGGTGGCGCGATCGCCAATTTTTGGAGCTAGTGGTGCCCTCAGATATTCTGTCCCTTGTGGAAGAGGAGGGGAAGCTGTGGATGGGATCCATCGTGGGTGTCGAACCCTTGGCCTCGAGTGCGATTATGACCAATAACCTGAGTGTCGCCTTTGCAACGCTGGCGGGGGGCATCCTAGGGGGGCTAGGAACCCTCTATATCCTTTGGAACAATGGTTTGCATATCGGGGCGATCGCCGCCCTTGTGGCACAAAACAACCTCGAGTATCCCTTTTGGGCATTTGTCAGTCCCCATGGTGCCTTGGAGTTACCTGCCATTTTTCTGGCGGGGGCGGCGGGTCTATTACTGGGGCAGGCGATTCTCTTGCCGGGGCGATACCGCCGCTTTAGCGCTTTGAAACGCAACGGTGCTCTGGCCGCGCAACTGATGTTTGGCATTGTACCCCTACTGGTGATTGCGGGTGTTATCGAGGGCTTTTGGTCCCCCAATCCGCTGATTCCCAACAGTGTCAAGTATCTTTCTGGTCTAGGCTTGTTGGCTGCTTTAGGGTTTTATTTTGCTTGGCCTCTGGAGCGATCGCCCACGGGTGAGGGAAAATAA